Proteins from one Malania oleifera isolate guangnan ecotype guangnan chromosome 4, ASM2987363v1, whole genome shotgun sequence genomic window:
- the LOC131153009 gene encoding putative protein FAR1-RELATED SEQUENCE 10 isoform X2, with translation MVSMPSKNIWIRRQQCPCGDWKCYVVHEGDSEETTIASQLVKNDPMSSSESMVAPYVGMVFKSDDEAFEYYGNFARKNGFSIRKERSRLSPQLGIYKRDFVCYRSGFAPTRKKPTGEHHRDRKSVRCGCDAKMYMSKEVVDGFPIHRIVKVLELEKGIQGGQLPFLERDVRNFVQNRKKLVQENDALLTEKRENDTMDLLEACKATKDADENFVYDFTVDGNDKVENIAWSYGDSVRAFSVFGDAVCFETTYRSITYGMLFGAWLGIDNNGKIICFGCALLQDETPRSFAWALQIFVRFMKGRCPQTILTDLDQGLIDIVKTELPNTKHVTSIWNILPKVSSWFSHPLGPQYAEFKSEFDALYRLESQEDFELRWNQLVSRFGISSDRHVALLFSHRASWALSYTRGYFLARMATAAYSKSVDAFLRGLFHSQTCLRSFFEQVGISSNFQNQAREEMQYVHIKTCIPIEEHARNILTQFAFNAFQQELVLAMQYAMSEMANGSYLARHFKKMDGERLVIWIPEDEQIHCSCKEFESSGIICRHALRVLLVKNYFQLPEKYFPSRWRRENSLVPFDDQNISCTNDEWFQEFHSLTTILFSESSFTKERSDYVQRELAKELTRLINEVKNMPASEAVAMDLTCSPSG, from the exons ATGGTGTCCATGCCATCAAAAAACATATGGATTCGGAGGCAGCAATGCCCATGTGGGGATTGGAAGTGTTATGTTGTTCATGAGGGTGATAGTGAGGAGACAACAATAGCCTCTCAGCTGGTAAAAAATGATCCAATGTCTTCATCGGAATCTATGGTTGCCCCTTACGTTGGAATGGTGTTTAAGAGTGACGATGAAGCATTTGAGTATTATGGGAACTTTGCCCGGAAAAATGGCTTCTCAATTAGGAAAGAGCGGTCAAGGCTGAGCCCACAATTGGGTATATATAAACGAGATTTTGTTTGTTATCGATCTGGGTTTGCCCCAACGAGAAAAAAACCGACAGGTGAGCACCACAGAGATAGGAAGTCTGTAAGGTGTGGATGTGATGCAAAAATGTACATGTCGAAGGAGGTTGTTGACG GATTTCCAATACATCGTATAGTGAAGGTGCTTGAGCTAGAAAAAGGAATTCAAGGTGGGCAGTTGCCATTTTTGGAGAGGGACGTGAGGAATTTTGTTCAAAATCGCAAGAAACTTGTCCAGGAAAATGATGCTTTACTAACTGAAAAAAGAGAAAATGATACGATGGATCTTCTTGAGGCATGCAAGGCTACAAAAGATGCTGATGAGAACTTTGTTTATGATTTTACTGTGGATGGCAATGATAAGGTTGAGAACATTGCTTGGTCCTATGGGGACTCTGTTCGGGCATTCTCTGTATTTGGTGATGCAGTTTGTTTCGAAACTACTTATCGTTCAATCACATATGGTATGCTTTTTGGAGCATGGCTTGGTATTGACAATAATGGGAAAATCATTTGCTTTGGTTGTGCTTTGTTGCAGGATGAAACACCGCGTTCCTTTGCATGGGCTTTACAG ATTTTTGTTCGGTTCATGAAAGGAAGATGTCCACAGACAATTCTAACTGATCTTGATCAAGGGCTTATTGATATTGTCAAAACAGAATTACCAAATACTAAACATGTCACTTCGATATGGAATATTCTACCCAAAGTATCCAGCTGGTTTTCTCATCCACTTGGACCACAATATGCAGAATTCAAATCAGAGTTTGATGCATTGTACCGTTTGGAGAGTCAGGAAGATTTTGAGCTTCGATGGAATCAGTTGGTTTCTCGGTTTGGAATCAGTTCAGATAGACATGTTGCTTTACTATTTTCTCATAGAGCATCTTGGGCATTATCCTATACAAGAGGTTACTTTCTAGCGCGGATGGCTACAGCAGCATATTCAAAGTCTGTGGACGCATTCCTAAGAGGGCTCTTTCATTCCCAAACCTGTTTGCGTAGCTTTTTTGAGCAG GTAGGTATTTCCTCCAATTTTCAGAACCAAGCACGTGAGGAGATGCAGTATGTGCATATTAAAACTTGCATTCCCATTGAGGAGCATGCACGAAATATTCTCACTCAATTTGCCTTCAACGCATTCCAACAGGAATTGGTGTTAGCTATGCAATATGCTATGTCTGAAATGGCTAATGGATCATATCTTGCACGCCACTTCAAGAAGATGGACGGGGAGCGTCTTGTGATATGGATTCCAGAAGATGAACAAATTCACTGTTCCTGTAAGGAATTTGAGTCTTCAGGAATTATATGCAGACATGCTCTCCGTGTACTTTTAGTCAAGAACTACTTTCAACTTCCTGAAAAGTATTTTCCAAGTCGTTGGCGACGAGAAAACTCTCTAGTTCCTTTCGATGATCAAAATATTTCGTGCACTAATGATGAATGGTTCCAAGAATTCCATTCACTTACCACGATTCTGTTTTCAGAATCATCATTTACAAAGGAGCGTTCTGATTATGTCCAAAGAGAACTGGCAAAAGAACTTACAAGGCTCATTAATGAGGTTAAAAATATGCCTGCTAGTGAAGCAGTTGCCATGGATTTGACATGTTCACCCTCTGGTTGA
- the LOC131153009 gene encoding putative protein FAR1-RELATED SEQUENCE 10 isoform X1, translating to MVSMPSKNIWIRRQQCPCGDWKCYVVHEGDSEETTIASQLVKNDPMSSSESMVAPYVGMVFKSDDEAFEYYGNFARKNGFSIRKERSRLSPQLGIYKRDFVCYRSGFAPTRKKPTGEHHRDRKSVRCGCDAKMYMSKEVVDGKSQWFVVQFSNVHNHELLEDDQVRLLPAYRKIHEADQERILLLSKAGFPIHRIVKVLELEKGIQGGQLPFLERDVRNFVQNRKKLVQENDALLTEKRENDTMDLLEACKATKDADENFVYDFTVDGNDKVENIAWSYGDSVRAFSVFGDAVCFETTYRSITYGMLFGAWLGIDNNGKIICFGCALLQDETPRSFAWALQIFVRFMKGRCPQTILTDLDQGLIDIVKTELPNTKHVTSIWNILPKVSSWFSHPLGPQYAEFKSEFDALYRLESQEDFELRWNQLVSRFGISSDRHVALLFSHRASWALSYTRGYFLARMATAAYSKSVDAFLRGLFHSQTCLRSFFEQVGISSNFQNQAREEMQYVHIKTCIPIEEHARNILTQFAFNAFQQELVLAMQYAMSEMANGSYLARHFKKMDGERLVIWIPEDEQIHCSCKEFESSGIICRHALRVLLVKNYFQLPEKYFPSRWRRENSLVPFDDQNISCTNDEWFQEFHSLTTILFSESSFTKERSDYVQRELAKELTRLINEVKNMPASEAVAMDLTCSPSG from the exons ATGGTGTCCATGCCATCAAAAAACATATGGATTCGGAGGCAGCAATGCCCATGTGGGGATTGGAAGTGTTATGTTGTTCATGAGGGTGATAGTGAGGAGACAACAATAGCCTCTCAGCTGGTAAAAAATGATCCAATGTCTTCATCGGAATCTATGGTTGCCCCTTACGTTGGAATGGTGTTTAAGAGTGACGATGAAGCATTTGAGTATTATGGGAACTTTGCCCGGAAAAATGGCTTCTCAATTAGGAAAGAGCGGTCAAGGCTGAGCCCACAATTGGGTATATATAAACGAGATTTTGTTTGTTATCGATCTGGGTTTGCCCCAACGAGAAAAAAACCGACAGGTGAGCACCACAGAGATAGGAAGTCTGTAAGGTGTGGATGTGATGCAAAAATGTACATGTCGAAGGAGGTTGTTGACGGTAAGTCTCAATGGTTTGTTGTACAATTCAGTAATGTTCATAACCATGAGCTCTTGGAAGATGACCAAGTGCGTCTCTTGCCTGCTTACCGGAAAATACACGAAGCTGATCAAGAGCgcattcttttactttccaaagcAGGATTTCCAATACATCGTATAGTGAAGGTGCTTGAGCTAGAAAAAGGAATTCAAGGTGGGCAGTTGCCATTTTTGGAGAGGGACGTGAGGAATTTTGTTCAAAATCGCAAGAAACTTGTCCAGGAAAATGATGCTTTACTAACTGAAAAAAGAGAAAATGATACGATGGATCTTCTTGAGGCATGCAAGGCTACAAAAGATGCTGATGAGAACTTTGTTTATGATTTTACTGTGGATGGCAATGATAAGGTTGAGAACATTGCTTGGTCCTATGGGGACTCTGTTCGGGCATTCTCTGTATTTGGTGATGCAGTTTGTTTCGAAACTACTTATCGTTCAATCACATATGGTATGCTTTTTGGAGCATGGCTTGGTATTGACAATAATGGGAAAATCATTTGCTTTGGTTGTGCTTTGTTGCAGGATGAAACACCGCGTTCCTTTGCATGGGCTTTACAG ATTTTTGTTCGGTTCATGAAAGGAAGATGTCCACAGACAATTCTAACTGATCTTGATCAAGGGCTTATTGATATTGTCAAAACAGAATTACCAAATACTAAACATGTCACTTCGATATGGAATATTCTACCCAAAGTATCCAGCTGGTTTTCTCATCCACTTGGACCACAATATGCAGAATTCAAATCAGAGTTTGATGCATTGTACCGTTTGGAGAGTCAGGAAGATTTTGAGCTTCGATGGAATCAGTTGGTTTCTCGGTTTGGAATCAGTTCAGATAGACATGTTGCTTTACTATTTTCTCATAGAGCATCTTGGGCATTATCCTATACAAGAGGTTACTTTCTAGCGCGGATGGCTACAGCAGCATATTCAAAGTCTGTGGACGCATTCCTAAGAGGGCTCTTTCATTCCCAAACCTGTTTGCGTAGCTTTTTTGAGCAG GTAGGTATTTCCTCCAATTTTCAGAACCAAGCACGTGAGGAGATGCAGTATGTGCATATTAAAACTTGCATTCCCATTGAGGAGCATGCACGAAATATTCTCACTCAATTTGCCTTCAACGCATTCCAACAGGAATTGGTGTTAGCTATGCAATATGCTATGTCTGAAATGGCTAATGGATCATATCTTGCACGCCACTTCAAGAAGATGGACGGGGAGCGTCTTGTGATATGGATTCCAGAAGATGAACAAATTCACTGTTCCTGTAAGGAATTTGAGTCTTCAGGAATTATATGCAGACATGCTCTCCGTGTACTTTTAGTCAAGAACTACTTTCAACTTCCTGAAAAGTATTTTCCAAGTCGTTGGCGACGAGAAAACTCTCTAGTTCCTTTCGATGATCAAAATATTTCGTGCACTAATGATGAATGGTTCCAAGAATTCCATTCACTTACCACGATTCTGTTTTCAGAATCATCATTTACAAAGGAGCGTTCTGATTATGTCCAAAGAGAACTGGCAAAAGAACTTACAAGGCTCATTAATGAGGTTAAAAATATGCCTGCTAGTGAAGCAGTTGCCATGGATTTGACATGTTCACCCTCTGGTTGA